One stretch of Brevibacillus laterosporus DNA includes these proteins:
- a CDS encoding IS3 family transposase, with product MTQEYQLYVTDITFVALNDRFYYLLVIQDLFNNEVVAWKVSHRKDFKTCFRYFGAVSKTKRRVLEAILHSDQGFQYTSKQYNKRLRDFGVRGSHSRKGNCLDNACIESFFSHLKTETLYFSECKTDEELFQAIEKYIWFYNHERFQKKLNQCAPVEYRNILAA from the coding sequence TTGACGCAGGAATATCAATTGTATGTAACAGATATTACATTTGTAGCACTGAACGATCGATTTTATTACCTATTGGTAATCCAAGATCTCTTTAACAACGAAGTTGTTGCCTGGAAGGTTTCTCATCGGAAGGATTTTAAAACTTGTTTTAGATACTTTGGAGCAGTTAGCAAAACAAAGAGACGTGTATTGGAAGCCATCCTGCATTCTGATCAGGGCTTCCAATACACGTCTAAGCAGTACAATAAGAGACTGAGGGATTTTGGTGTGAGAGGCAGCCACTCTCGCAAAGGAAACTGCCTCGATAACGCCTGCATAGAATCCTTCTTTTCTCATCTCAAAACAGAGACATTGTACTTTTCTGAGTGTAAAACAGATGAAGAGCTCTTTCAAGCCATTGAAAAGTACATATGGTTCTATAACCATGAACGATTTCAGAAAAAACTAAACCAGTGTGCCCCGGTCGAATACCGGAACATACTGGCTGCTTAG
- the vanZ gene encoding glycopeptide resistance protein VanZ-F produces the protein MLTLTVLYTYFCTIIFCIVFQIGFLLKAQKNLSIKHFLWVYVFLFYLALVYMVTGIGNIWVIGRYETLIRISEINLLPFASEGSTTYILNIILFMPLGFLLPTIWPQFRSIKNVAYTGLFFSLAIELSQLVNHRITDIDDLLMNTLGAIIGYLIYSALFVMVHKRGEIKPDIKSSLVVKYEAVFYLVCSFIGMILLHYPILFRKII, from the coding sequence ATGCTTACACTTACAGTTTTGTATACTTATTTTTGTACTATTATTTTTTGTATTGTGTTTCAAATTGGATTTTTATTAAAGGCGCAAAAAAATTTATCTATTAAGCATTTTCTATGGGTGTATGTTTTTCTTTTCTACCTTGCGCTAGTGTATATGGTGACGGGGATAGGGAATATATGGGTAATAGGAAGATATGAAACATTAATTCGTATAAGTGAAATCAACTTACTCCCTTTTGCTTCTGAAGGCAGTACTACGTATATTTTGAACATTATTTTATTTATGCCGTTAGGTTTTTTATTACCAACTATTTGGCCGCAGTTTAGATCAATTAAAAATGTTGCATATACTGGATTATTTTTTTCATTGGCTATTGAGCTAAGTCAATTGGTAAATCATAGGATTACAGATATTGATGATTTACTTATGAACACCCTAGGGGCGATTATTGGGTATTTAATATATAGTGCTTTATTTGTAATGGTACATAAAAGAGGTGAAATAAAACCTGATATTAAATCCTCTCTAGTAGTAAAATACGAGGCTGTTTTTTATTTAGTTTGCTCATTTATAGGTATGATATTACTTCATTATCCAATTTTATTTCGAAAAATTATCTAA